A genomic window from Paenibacillus sp. FSL K6-0276 includes:
- a CDS encoding sugar ABC transporter permease codes for MKPQSQAKQTVSLRAVLLSLVVLIANVVVNGSIFLFFRDSTLNPLLTAVLAVLWGVLGVYLIYYTLTWAVEQYPDCVRRKVLPYIFIGPAVIILGWLLVLPALRTLYLSFFNASSEEFVGLSNYAAIFSDHLMATALRNNLLWVFVGTLACVAFGLLIAILADRSSYEKLAKSIIFMPMAISFVAAGVIWKFVYYYQPGDEQIGLLNAIVTYFGGEPQAWTSMLQPWNNFFLIIILIWMQTGFAMVIFSAAIKGVPDDIMEAARVDGANEVKIFFGIMIPYISATILTVTTTIIVFTLKIFDVVMVMTGGQYDTEVVATQFYRQFFMYRNFGYGSTLAIVLLIAVLPVIIINLRQFRKQGGF; via the coding sequence ATGAAGCCACAATCACAAGCCAAACAAACAGTCAGCCTTAGGGCGGTATTGCTGTCTCTTGTAGTATTAATAGCCAATGTTGTTGTTAATGGCTCAATCTTTTTGTTTTTTCGGGATTCGACGTTAAACCCGCTACTAACGGCAGTTCTGGCTGTCCTATGGGGGGTTCTGGGTGTTTATCTGATCTATTACACACTTACCTGGGCAGTTGAGCAATATCCTGATTGTGTACGCCGAAAGGTGTTGCCCTATATTTTTATTGGTCCGGCAGTGATTATATTGGGTTGGCTACTGGTGCTGCCTGCGCTGCGGACACTGTATTTAAGTTTTTTCAATGCTTCTTCAGAGGAATTTGTGGGTCTCAGCAACTATGCGGCGATCTTTAGCGATCATCTGATGGCGACGGCGCTTCGAAACAATCTACTATGGGTATTCGTAGGCACTTTAGCGTGTGTAGCCTTTGGACTCTTAATTGCGATTCTTGCCGATCGAAGCAGCTATGAGAAGCTAGCCAAATCGATCATCTTTATGCCGATGGCTATTTCTTTTGTAGCCGCAGGTGTTATTTGGAAGTTTGTATATTACTATCAACCCGGCGATGAACAAATTGGACTTTTGAACGCAATCGTTACTTATTTCGGGGGAGAACCACAGGCATGGACGAGTATGCTTCAGCCTTGGAACAACTTTTTCCTCATCATCATTCTGATTTGGATGCAGACAGGATTTGCGATGGTGATATTCTCGGCAGCCATTAAGGGAGTTCCTGATGACATTATGGAAGCTGCGCGGGTAGATGGTGCAAATGAGGTGAAGATTTTCTTTGGAATCATGATCCCGTACATTTCAGCAACCATTCTGACGGTGACAACGACCATTATCGTCTTTACGTTGAAAATATTTGACGTCGTCATGGTGATGACGGGGGGTCAATACGATACAGAAGTAGTAGCGACACAGTTCTATCGGCAATTCTTTATGTACCGCAATTTCGGTTATGGCTCCACGCTGGCTATTGTTCTTCTGATCGCAGTGTTGCCTGTGATCATAATTAATCTACGTCAGTTCCGCAAGCAGGGGGGATTCTAA